A DNA window from Lysobacter silvisoli contains the following coding sequences:
- the bioD gene encoding dethiobiotin synthase translates to MAGAPTADPGRPRVSPRRYFVTGTDTGIGKSVASATLLHALRAQGLRAVGMKPVASGCEDTPEGLRNEDALLLQGASDPRPAYADVNPYALRPPLAPELAAADAGIEVRLPPLLDAYARLAAQADAVVVEGVGGWDAPLSASLDQADLARAIDAEVVLVVGMRLGCINHARLTARAVAAEGLRLAGWIANEVDPHMDRRDDNVRLLLQRIDAPCWGRLPYATVPDPAAFSRLLKLA, encoded by the coding sequence GCACCGACACCGGCATCGGCAAGTCGGTGGCCAGCGCCACGCTGCTGCACGCGCTGCGTGCGCAGGGCTTGCGCGCGGTCGGCATGAAACCGGTGGCCAGCGGTTGCGAGGACACGCCCGAAGGCCTGCGCAACGAAGACGCGTTGCTGCTGCAGGGCGCCAGCGATCCGCGCCCGGCCTATGCCGACGTCAATCCGTATGCGCTGCGTCCGCCGCTGGCGCCGGAACTGGCCGCGGCCGACGCCGGCATCGAAGTGCGCCTGCCGCCGTTGCTCGATGCCTACGCGCGCCTGGCCGCGCAGGCCGATGCGGTGGTGGTGGAGGGCGTGGGCGGCTGGGACGCGCCGCTGTCGGCGAGCCTGGACCAGGCCGATCTGGCCCGCGCGATCGACGCGGAGGTGGTGTTGGTGGTCGGAATGCGGCTAGGCTGCATCAATCATGCGCGCCTGACCGCGCGCGCCGTCGCGGCCGAGGGTTTGCGGCTGGCCGGCTGGATCGCCAACGAAGTGGACCCGCACATGGATCGTCGCGACGACAATGTCCGATTGCTGCTGCAACGTATCGACGCACCCTGCTGGGGCCGGCTGCCTTACGCGACCGTGCCGGATCCGGCCGCTTTCTCGCGTTTGCTCAAGCTGGCGTAA